The region GTGCTACAGATACAGAATTCAGTAACCTAGCTCAGCACTATCCTTGCTCTCATGAAGCTCAGAGCCCCGTCTCCtgagcagagggagaggcagcTCAGTACTTGTCAGGCAGGCCGGGGGGTCGGAAGTGATTGGGGTCTTTGCCGCTCCGGCCCCATTCATTGGCAGCCTGGTCAGCCTTCGAGTCCTCCACTCCATGGCCACTGCTTCCATGCTTAAAACGGTCTGTGATCCTCTGAATATTCTCTCTGGCATCACtggaagggaagagggcagggaggagagaaatTTAGGGCTGATGAGCAACAGCCCCACCTGCCCCATCGCTCCTCTCTCCAAGGAATAAATGATGCCCCTGAGGAGCCAAGGAAACAGGGGCTAAAACCCTGAGGCTGCCCGGGCACAGCACAGCTCAGCCCCGGTGACTGGCCCTCATGCAGGGTGACCAGCACTATAGGGGGAAGGCTGGGAGTGACCTGTGCCACCAGCCTTGCCCTGCTCTTCAGCGACTCAGACCCCACACTGGGCACAGAGGGGACCGTGGACAAGAGGAGGACAGTTCTCCAGGGCTTGGTCCCTTCTGGCAGTCCAAGGCAGCCAAGCTCTGCTCACCTGTCCCTTGCCCCAGGGCCCCTTGGTACCTGATCACTTTAGCAGCCCAGGCACCCCCAGGTCCCCTTTGGGCAGCGTCATAGTTCCCCCGGGCGTGGAAGTACTTGTCTGAATTTTTGAAATTGGCTTCTCTCATGTCAGAGTAGGCTCTCAACATGTCTTTAGCCcctgggaggaaaagaaaaatgaagagatgaATGTAATCAGTCTGAGACAAAAccgaaaaataaaacattttcctcCCCCTGATTCCAGATTTCAGCCTTTGACTAGGTCCTTGGAGAATATTTTGTTGACGTGAAAAGAATATTCCTTTACTTTTTCACTTCTCTGGATTAATGTTACAAGAATCGCACTTGGTGTAAGATTTTACTCTGATTCTATTCTCAGTCTGTCAGTATTTTGTGTTTGGTTGTGTGTGATAATGTGAAGAAAAGATAGGATGATCTTTAAGGGATGTTTGGTGGTGCAATGAACCTCTACCAGCAAAGATGCAGGAAATTCTGACCCAGGCATGAAAACAAAGGCGATTCTGAGGGAGGCTGCAGACCAGATGCTCCCGGTCTAGTCCATGGGAGAAATTCGTCCCTGTGGATAAAGTGAGGACAACTCGGTCCTGAGTATATCTGAACGTCCAGGACTTATTTGGCACCGGGGAAACTCAGAATTCAATCAACAGGTGAAAAAAGCAAGTTCCCTGAGAGAACTTTAAAGAGATGAGGTAATCAGATGAAGAAAAAGGGCAAGGACCCACCAGCTCTAAAGCTCAGTGTCCTCTCCAATAAAATGGAGGAGTATTGCCTCTCTCAGAATGGTTATGCAGAATTGGGGAAATGCAGGTTTAACTTCTAGAACATTGTAGGTGCTCAGTATAATATT is a window of Vicugna pacos chromosome 10, VicPac4, whole genome shotgun sequence DNA encoding:
- the LOC102533025 gene encoding serum amyloid A-2 protein, whose amino-acid sequence is MKLSTGIIFCFLILGVSSQRWASFLKEAGQGAKDMLRAYSDMREANFKNSDKYFHARGNYDAAQRGPGGAWAAKVISDARENIQRITDRFKHGSSGHGVEDSKADQAANEWGRSGKDPNHFRPPGLPDKY